From the Brassica napus cultivar Da-Ae chromosome A8, Da-Ae, whole genome shotgun sequence genome, one window contains:
- the LOC106399692 gene encoding glycine-rich RNA-binding protein 2, mitochondrial, producing MAFCKNLGGLLRQGAVSQTGNVPVQSMLGSLRYMSTKLFVGGLSWGTDDQSLREAFSNFGEVIDSKVIVDRETGRSRGFGFVNFSDESAANAAISEMDGKELNGRNIRVNVANDRPSAPRAYGGGGGYGGGGGGYGGGGDGGGY from the exons ATGGCTTTCTGCAAAAATCTCGGTGGTCTATTGAGGCAAGGTGCGGTTTCTCAGACAGGGAATGTACCCGTTCAGTCTATGCTCGGGTCTCTCCGGTACATGTCTACCAAGCTCTTTGTCGGTG GTCTCTCATGGGGAACTGATGACCAGTCATTGAGGGAGGCTTTCTCCAACTTCGGTGAAGTGATCGATT CTAAGGTCATTGTTGATAGGGAAACCGGAAGGTCAAGGGGGTTTGGATTTGTCAATTTCTCTGATGAGAGTGCTGCTAATGCTGCAATTTCAGAGATGGACGGAAAG gaACTGAATGGACGCAACATCCGAGTGAATGTTGCTAACGATAGACCAAGTGCTCCCCGGGCTTATGGAGGTGGTGGCGGCTacggtggaggtggtggtggctATGGAGGAGGTGGTGATGGAGGCGGTTACTAA